A window from Plasmodium gaboni strain SY75 chromosome 9, whole genome shotgun sequence encodes these proteins:
- a CDS encoding hypothetical protein (conserved Plasmodium protein, unknown function) translates to MIGTILSILFTLIKLCIATSPIICIILIFVLNKNNTPDDKKKKPDFYFEVD, encoded by the coding sequence atgataGGTACCATACTTTCAATTTTGTTTACTCTTATTAAATTGTGTATAGCAACCTCTCCaattatttgtattatcTTGATATTTGTattgaataaaaataacacacctgatgataaaaaaaaaaaaccaGATTTCTATTTTGAAGTAGATTAA
- a CDS encoding putative protein kinase, giving the protein MNTDISENNDTNIYNTSTENDKLYSIHSTKKNQNYELLNNYDEKYNYTTHNILKDLNNDVITTTHNDDMDTINYNNDNEKIKYVVEREEDNINKTHVEMLRKLKSNQEINLKRGEEINKNVCTFLYDDFILSKKKKGLNKIINKLSLNTFNLYFRKDSNCYIQVPPVLNLLRGDIDDILIGLKYLFDNIDEINFLILNFLNKLKKKKKIQKNKVLLHLIDFILNKLFENNLNYRYKKTCILDFYDNLMFNKNTFFESGIINDAINIKDLRLIYFYKHNIKMKKEKNFLVKKKIYNYERNREKIKLQKNDKKNEDDMDHQYYHTNNNNNKYNYFVINQSGHILNEKCYRKKKKKKKKFICGEIPLPNKYIGVHKYLKNKSIFDNYNYNNFFINNKKEIIYNIDKCVKKYISDQRKCDERKTNICTCISNIIVNVNSDAKLREIINTAKKEVRNVKNVLIKIKKIEHLVDKLIKYDKENIIVEDKNEETKEKKKCEEKKSTMRSKQQLGEAKEDYLDEHKKGDNENKENNENDENNENDENKENNENKENNENKENKENNENDEHIKRVDYENIKCIKKKSNSEDINIYLDINDDQINNSLKNNLKEKCFLQNDNYINNREKQKKGLIKRKYNELTKGEELRHCRHKNELENNAIVPKTFSQIFSSEEREKKRKRKEKRKKERNKKDVVDRKDKSEEDNQNYKNNTNYKYEKNEEETSSQKDSDESIKTFYFEEFDFNFVLLGSVKKGSDRHKSLLFKVLCDSIDIPCRYIRYVKNKTVHYFNLVLIPSIPAQNITECLIPIFWENNKIKIKTNLNIQSKITISNFLNNIKIKFNFLDNFFLKIWENNNEIINIEDYFIFEKKLGMGGFGEVWKVKLKNEKNFHNSFFYSDIKNTSTFALKILDMNEFNLNESIIMREKAHTNIIKIYCVFKGYQILINRQKENEKKESLCFLLELADTSLEKLFCDKRTVYNLNFVRLTLLEIANIMSYIHKPNIKQEFYIYRDLKPDNVLIKGKKILITDFNLSRKVDQDFEFLMSQCCGTKGHLAPEQKSVCYDKNVDVWAFSIIISKFLKHQNFHYFSHCMYDINLSHFEIQDEFLINLLLACIDDNPFMRPTFEEISHLLFNEIIRNELEQNTRLKMMNIFNYKKKRKEIE; this is encoded by the exons atgaatacaGACATTTCAGAAAATAACGatacaaatatttataacaCTTCAACTGAAAATGATAAGTTATATTCTATCCATTCTACTAAGAAAAACCAAAATTATGAATTActaaataattatgatgaaaaatataattatacaactcataatattttgaaagatttaaataatgatgtAATAACTACAACTCACAATGATGATATGGATAcaataaattataataacgacaatgaaaaaataaaatatgtagTAGAAAGAGAAGAAgacaatataaataaaacgCATGTAGAAATGTTGAGAAAATTAAAATCAAACCAAGAAATA aatttaaaaagaggtgaagaaataaacaaaaatgtGTGCACATTCCTATATGatgattttatattatccaaaaaaaaaaaagggttgaataaaattataaataagTTATCTCTCAATACATTCAACTTGTACTTCAGAAAGGATTCAAATTGTTACATTCAAGTTCCACCA GTTCTAAATTTATTGAGGGGAGATATAGACGATATACTGATTGGTCTAAAATATTTGTTCGATAATATTGACGAGATAAATTTCCtcattttaaattttttaaataaattaaaaaaaaaaaaaaaaattcaaaagAATAAAGTCTTATTACATTTGATagattttatattaaataaactatttgaaaataatttaaattacAGATATAAAAAGACATGCATTTTGGATTTTTATGACAATTTGAtgtttaataaaaataccTTCTTCGAGTCAG gaataataaatgatgcaattaatataaaagacttaagattaatatatttttacaaacataatattaaaatgaagaaggaaaaaaattttcttgttaaaaaaaaaatatataattatgaaagGAATagagaaaaaattaaattacaaaagaatgataagaaaaatgaagatgatatggatcatcaatattatcataccaataataacaataacaaatacaattattttgtaataaaTCAGAGTGgtcatatattaaatgaaaaatgttatagaaagaaaaaaaaaaaaaaaaaaaaatttatatgtggTGAAATTCCATTACCTAACAAATATATAGGTgttcataaatatttaaaaaacaaatcaatatttgataattataattacaataatttttttattaataataagaaaGAAATAATCTACAACATTGATAAGTGtgttaaaaaatatataagtgATCAAAGAAAATGTGATGAAAGGAAAACTAATATATGTACTTGTATTTctaatattattgtaaATGTAAATAGTGATGCAAAATTGCG CgaaattattaatacaGCAAAGAAAGAAGTAAGAAATGTAAAGAACgttttaataaaaataaaaaagatcGAACATTTAGTCGACAAACTAATTAAGTACGATaaggaaaatattattgtagaggataaaaatgaagaaacaaaagaaaagaaaaaatgtgaagaaaaaaaatcGACTATGAGATCTAAACAACAGTTAGGAGAAGCAAAAGAAGATTATTTAGATGAACATAAAAAAGGAGAcaatgaaaataaagaaaataatgaaaatgatgaaaataatgaaaatgatgaaaataaagaaaataatgaaaataaagaaaataatgaaaataaagaaaataaagaaaataatgaaaatgatgaaCATATTAAACGTGTGgattatgaaaatattaaatgcattaaaaaaaaaagtaatagcgaagatataaatatttacttagatataaatgatgatcaaataaataatagtttaaaaaataatttaaaagaaaaatgttTTCTTCAAAACGATaattacataaataatagGGAAAAGCAAAAAAAAGGATTAATCAAAAGAAAATACAATGAACTCACAAAGGGAGAGGAATTAAGACACTGTAGacataaaaatgaattagaaaataatgCAATTGTGCCCAAAACATTTTCACAAATATTTTCCTCTGAGGAAAGGGAAAAAAAAcgaaaaagaaaagaaaagagaaaaaaagaaagaaacaaaaaagaTGTTGTTGATAGGAAGGACAAAAGCGAGGAAGATaatcaaaattataaaaataatacaaattataaatatgagaaaaatgaagaagaaacATCTTCACAAAAGGATAGTGACGAAAGTATAAaaactttttattttgaagaatttgattttaattttgttttacTGGGAAGTGTGAAAAAAGGTTCAGACAGACATAAATCTTTATTGTTTAAA GTCTTGTGTGATTCTATTGATATACCATGCAGATATATCCGTTATGttaaaaacaaaacagTTCATTATTTTAATCTTGTATTAATTCCTTCTATACCTG CCCAAAATATTACAGAGTGTTTAATACCTATTTTTTGggaaaataataaaataaaaattaaaacaaatttaaatattcaatCGAAAATAACAATATCTAATTTTCTgaataacataaaaattaaatttaattttcttGATAATTTCTTCCTAAa GATATGggaaaataataatgaaataataaatatagaagattatttcatatttgaaaaaaaattaggAATGGGAGGATTTGGTGAAGTGTGGAAGGTAAAActaaaaaatgaaaaaaattttcataattCGTTTTTTTATTCTGATATCAAGAATACTTCCACGTTTGCTCTGAAAATATTGGACATGAA TGAATTTAATTTGAATGAATCTATCATTATGAGAGAAAAGGCACATACAAATATCATCAAAATTTATTGTGTTTTTAAAG GATAtcaaatattaattaatagACAGAAGGAAAACGAAAAGAAAGAATCCCTTTGCTTTCTTCTCGAATTAGCTGATACGTCTTTag aaaaattattttgtgACAAAAGGACAGTATACAATTTAAATTTTGTGAGACTCACACTTTTGGAGATAGCCAA CATAATGTCCTATATCCATAAGCCCAATATTAAACAAGagttttatatatatcgTGACTTGAAACCAGATAATGTATTAATAAAG GGTAAGAAGATATTAATAACCGattttaatttatcaaGAAAAGTCGATCAAGATTTTGAATTTTTAATGAGTCAATGTTGTGGAACAAAAGGTCATTTAGCACCTGAACAAAAAAGCGTATGCtatgataaaaatgtgGACGTTTGGGCTTTCtctattattatatctaaatttttaaaacatcAAAATTTTCACTACTTTTCTCACTGTATGTATGATATCAATTTGAGTCATTTTGAAATTCAA GAtgaatttttaataaatttgtTACTAGCTTGCATTGATGATAACCCTTTCATGAGACCAACGTTTGAGGAAATATCTCA